The Dermacentor variabilis isolate Ectoservices chromosome 4, ASM5094787v1, whole genome shotgun sequence genome contains the following window.
ACTTTACTGCTATTGTATCAGCcgcatcttcgcgtatttcattaaccgcatcccgcactgcctttacaaaagatgcatcatttaataacaagtcattgagtttccatagatgccaattaaatgcatgttcccttttccttatacctatcttacattttaccaggcagtgatcCGAAAATGACACGGGTACAACGCCATAACCGTGGAATCTTGGAATCGTGTCCAACGAAATGTACATGCGATCCAGTCGCGCATGACTACTGCCTTGAAAACGCGTAAATGTCACTTGACGCTCCCCTTccagacattgaaaaacatcatcaagttcattttcattaattattttgacaaaacgtcactacttctatcacgcacgccggcattgttggctcggtctctagcactcaacacacaattgaagtcccctaataacacaacgcgcttattacagcaaacatattgtgagaggttcgaaaaaaagaggacacgctcgtctacagaattcggcgcataaacgcatatgacgcgaaactcaaagtcagagatcgtaaagtcacataaaacaatccttccatccagacaggaccacacactttgaatatgtaaacccggcagcttcttcacaaaaagaatgcaccccccGGAGGTGCCTACCGCATGACTGACCACCACAAAGTACCTAGTCGTgaatcgtcgcaccatgctcccggtctcctcctctccgtcaaccttggtttcctggacggctagtacgtctatgtcatggtccgttaccaaccgtaggacctgacattgcctacgactagccgccaaccctcgcacatttagtgtggcaatactaagtgacggtatttcatccatcttcatctagcgagaaaagtaggcccggagcatggtgcttacccttcacgaccagcccttggctagccgcctccggggccatccggcttcccggcattgtttgtcgtcgacactttgatcacaggctttctttcaggcggcacattcggctttggtttgaagcccacccgcctcccctggggcgtctttgtcggtggtccctcggtggtgctggtcgcaccctcgccttggtgcttggtctggtcgtgggggcgtttgaccgggccgccaagagtctcagtccggtcgccgtctttcacagcctcgtcctgctgcattgcaGTCATACCGTTGTCGGGCGGGTCTTCACTAATGGTTCCCGTCGCTGGGCCCACAGCAGTCGCGCCCTGCGCCTTCCCACTCCGCTTCTCAGTACCTTGAGCAACCGTGCCTTCTGCGCCGACGGTCGACGTCTCGCCGACTGCCGCTGTCGGTACCAGGTCTCCGATGCCTGTAgcggcgtcctccgtctcgaccacgtccatgacgtgctctgcggccacgtcgttcactgctgggcttgtcacggcggcgtaggatttgacgcagtcggcgtcaacatgaccgaaccgtctgcagcgagaacagcgcggaactttacactcccggcggacgtgccccgtgccttggcaacgcaggcactgcatgggtcgaccagggacgaccaccaatgccagctctccgccgacgcggacctgatgaggaaggtcttccattttcacgccgcttttcagctttagaagcacagtcctggttgtcgacgtcttgtcgcccaggccatggacgcgccacctttctcggcttacctcctccaccttgccgaaagccatgaacgccgtccgtatgtcctcgtctgcaacgccatagagcagccagtgaagcctaagcttcacctgctggtcttgCGGGTCCACGATGACACACCGTCTTCCCTTCACTTGCTGTTCCTTAAGGGCCATGAGGCGCTTCGTCGCAGTGGCGTCAGACagggtcactgcccagacgtggtttatctggtacgcccctatgcataccacgtccggcagcagtcccgtcggcagaagggcgtctctaaaatcttcgaccttgtaaggtctggcgcgtacatcaccgtgtaaaaacacggtgttaaaggcaactcgtcctttcggcagctgaggcaaaataaacggataatccttatcgtcgtcggtgatcctgtttccgcgaccaaaagtggtcgctgtcgctgccccggaagaggccatgaccctacgatccgatcagctcggctgccggatgcaGAATGGATACTGGCGACTATACTGACGAGGAGACATGCGTggtgccagctaaagcactatatacacgatttgaaaaaaaaaatcgcaaacgcgttgacgcaatcttgcgcacaagtgggaaaaatagaaacagctactgtggaggagagtcgagtgcgccgtcgcgtgcgcctacaaagaagaaggaaaaaagaaacactccccgtcggggaatcgaaccccggtctcccgcgtgacaggcggggatactggccactatactaacgaggagacatgcgtggTGCCAGATAAAGcactatatacacgatttgaaaaaaaaaatcgcaaacgcgttgacgcaatcttgcgcacaagtaggaaaaagtagagacagctactgtggaggagtgtcgagtgcgccgtcgcgtgcgcctacaaagaagaaggaaaaaggaaacactccccgtcggggaatcgaaccccggtctcccgcgtgacaggcggggatactggccactatactaacgaggagacatgcgtggtgccagctaaagcagtatatacacgatttcaaaaaaaaatcgcaaacgcgttgacgcaatcttgcgcacaagtaggaaaaaatagagacagctactgtggaggagagtcgagtgcgccgtcgcgtgcgcctacaaagaagaaggaaaaaagaaacactccctgtcggggaatcgaaccccggtctcccgcgtgacaggcggggatactggccactatactaacgaggagacatgcgaggtgccagttaaagcagtatatacacgatttgaaaaaaaaaatcgcaaacgcgttgacgcaatcttgcgcacaagtaggaaaaagtagagacagctactgtggaggagtgtcgagtgcgccgtcgcgtgcgcctacaaagaagaaggaaacactccccgtcggggaatcgaaccccggcctcccgcgtgacaggcggggatactggccactatactaacgaggagacatgcgaggtgccagctaaagcagtatatacacgatttgaaaaaaaaaatcgcaaacgcgttgacgcaatcttgcgcacaagtaggaaaaaatagagacagctactgtggaggagagtcgagtgcgccgtcgcgtgcgcctacaaagaagaaggaaacactccccgtcggggaatcgaaccccggcctcccgcgtgacaggcggggatactggccactatactaacgaggattttttttattgccttttcacaaacgcaaacaaaaagatcaaatacacgacatgtacatattctaaaaacaccagccacagctcggccagtgtaaggtgtttaaaagggcttcacagaagccaattggtctagtacaggaagccattccgggggttcacatagtgctctgaacaagtcgcgtgtgtatataatgctctcaacaaaatagtgtcttgctgagtgagcctgtatatgacaatgcctgatgtccattctcgtcttccatacgctgtgcatgcaaagcagcattagcatatcactcggcgcttcccctgtttctgcacgtggaagaaaccggattccaaaagggcttatcggcaattctttttaagtgttctttgtaGGACGTCCCAGAGAAATAGGGCGTCATGGCAGTCAATAAAAATATGCTCAATTGATTCTGGCTTATTACAGATTAAGCAGTTTaccgaccaaggtacaaaaagacctttgctttgtaaccatggctttacagggagagtgtcggtatgtaattgaaaaaagaacgttttagcagagggtctcactggcatttttttaacgcgctttagcacatcgcgctcaggacctagcctgtaggcagctcggtaaaccggtaatggtaaaaatacatcgagaatatcagaatacaaacgctttttcgtgacatcacacaagtattcatatgagaaccttgccttgagcaGGCGTACAGAAGCAACCACTTCACGCAAATAAGGACTGAGCGGTCCAGCTCCGAAAGAAACAGTTGACACGACAAAGTCAGATAGATAATCATGCAATCGTGCTTGATCACAGTTCTCAAAAACACATCAGTTTGGTCCCGCACAAAGAAGAATCTGCTTACCAGCTGCTTGAAAAACAGGTGTGAGAGCCCTAGCccaccatttttcaccttgtGAAACAAATTGCACCGGCTTGTGCGCTCCCATTGCGATCCCCAAATAAAGGTCGCAAACACTCGGTGGATTTTTTGAACCGAAGTTCTTGCCATGGCCATCACTTGCAACACGTAGAACACTTTTGCAattaaaaacatattacaaacggAAGCTCTTGCGAACATTGAAAAGTTATGGCCACCCCATTTATCGGTAGCATTTTTAACGCGTTTATTTTCCTCAGACCAATATTCATCAGCATTGAGGTAGTTATTTAGCGGGACACCGAGGTACTTTCCGGGGGAGACGGTCCAATTCATATTACAGTACACCTCGGGTGTACTCTGCCAGTTGCCATGCCAAAATCCAAGGCATTTCGGCCAACTGATCACGCTACCAGTTGCTGTGCAGAACGCCTTAGCAACACTGACAACTTCCTGCACGCTTCTAGCATCAGTGCAAAACACGGCTATGTCGTCCGCGTGCGCTAAGACCTTAACTTCACTGCTGAAAAAAGTGAAGCCTCGAATACATGGTGTTGCAAACAAGCGTAAACAAAACGGCTCCAAGTATATCGCAAAAAGTAGAGGGGACAACGCACATCCTTGTTTCACACTCGACCGCACAGGAATTGACATACTTAATTCTTTGTTGATCACTAATTTGGCTGTGCAATCATGATACACCATTTTAACACCTTCAGTAATTATAGATCGAACATTTACGTGCTCCAGCAATAAAAACAGAACTTCATGTacaactttgtcgaacgctttatgtAAATCGAGCTGAATCATAGCTACGCGGTCATGCATTGCGTCACAACATTCCAGAATACTTCTTACTATGTGTATGTTCGTAAAAATTGTTCTACCTTTAATGCCACAGGTTTGATGCGGGCCAACGAGGGACTTAATAACGTTTTGGAGCCTTCTAGCTAACACTTTCATGTATATTTTATAATCTGTATTGGTCAAACTAATGGGACGGTAGGACTCAACTGAAAGTAATTTTGCAGGATCGTCAGTTTTGGGGATCATTACTACGTGCGCTGTCCTGAACGAGAGAGGCGCTTGCTTTTTTTCATAGCATTCAGCGATCACTCGGTGTAAAGCCACTGCCATTTCTGCCTTAAAAAATTTGTATACGGCTGCACCCAGTCCATCTGGCCCAGGTGATTTGCCATTACCCAAGTCATCGATTGCCGCTTCAATTTCGGCCACGCTAATTTCAGATTCCAGTGATTCTCTAACCGTGTCCTCTAATCTTGGCATAAGAGTTAGAAAGTGGGCTTTGAAGTACTCGGGGTCATAAATTCTTCCTCCGAGAAGTTCGGTATAAAATTCAACAAATGCACATTTTATCTCTTCGCTTTCTCGTGTAATTTTGTTGTAATATCGAATTTCATTTATCTCCTTATTTGCAGCATGCTTCTTTTCTTCACTTAGCACACGCTTAGTGGGCATTTCGCCCAGCCACCACTTTTCAGTGCGCGCCCTTATCATTGCGCCGCGGTACTTATCTTCGTCGATCAACTCGAGTTTCGCTTTCACCTCTGGTATTTCTTTCTTAAACGCTCCAGGCACTTCATGTTCTACCCCTAACATGTACAACAGTGCACTGTGTAACTGTTTCTCTAGTTGCCTTTCCTTGTGACGCAATACGCATGCTGTATCGATGGCAGCAATTTTAATGCCGCATTTAAACTGCTCCCACACTGATATGAAACAGTTGGTTTCCGTATGCAGGGCATTTGAAAGATACTCCTTGGCTCTCGTGACAAAcaattcatcttgcagcagtttTTCATTGAACTTCCACAGGAACCAATTAAACTTGACACTCTTTCGTTTTTCGCCAATCGTAATCGAGACCAAACTATGATCGCTGAAACTGAGATATTGTGTTTCATAAGAGGAACACAGTGGTACAAACTTCGCCGGTACGTATATTCTATCAAGCCTCGCATGGGAATCACCTTGAAAGTGCGTATACCGTGCTTGGCCATCTCGCGTCATTGCATAACCAATGTCctcaagctctctctctctcaattactATCGCGTTCAACAGCTCAGCGCTTCTATCGCGTACTTTGAGGCTCGTCGTTTTATCTTCAGCTGTACAGACGcagttgaaatccccaagaaacaCAACATGTTGTTCTGTTTTCAAAAATCCTTCAgcatacttaaaaaaaattttgcgttGATGAATTTTGTTCGGTGCGTAGATGCACACAGCGCGCCACAGTAGACCAGCAAAAATAAAATCACATGCGACAAGTCTCCCACTATCGCAGGTGGACACTTTTTCTACAGCCGATATGCTATTTCGAATAAAAATGACGCAGCCTCCTGACCGTCCAACAGCATGGCACACACATACACTGTATCTAGATGGAAAAACTTGAACCATCTGTTCTGTTTGCTCCTcactttcaatttttgtttcttgtacaGCCAGAATGTCAACGTCATTCTCTAAAAGCATGCGACTAATCTGACACTGCCGCCTGCGCGAACACATTCCTCGCACATTCAATGTCGCAACGCGTAGGCTAGATTTAAAGTTAGACGCCATCTCATGGGGTTGCTTGGCCAAGCGTCCTACTCACATCGAAGCTGTGGGGTTCTTGTGGTCATCGTTGAAGGCTTCTGGAACGGGTCCTTCGCTAGGGCGGAGGCGTTTTAGGGGCCACCCTACTGCCAGGCGGCACGTTCGGCTTCGGTTTAAGCATAGACCTCCGCGTAGTCGATGCCTTCGTTGGAGGTTCGCCGGTGCCTGACGCTGTAGTTATTCCTGTATTGCCAGTGTCTTCGTGAGCACGCTTTGCAGCGATGCTTCCGGTCATAAGCATCTCGACGTCCGTTGCTTCCTGGCCGACTTCTTGCGGCAGTGACGATGACGCGCTTGCTGCCTTCACGCCTGCGTCGCATGTTGCAGTCTCTGGCTTCGTTTCCGGGGCTGCAGCCAAGGGCTCACCCCCCAGGTTCGCTTCCTGCACAGCTCCTGGGGAGGGTTCAAGGGGCTTTGCAGGAGTCTTTGCCACGTCGTTGTCCTCCCTGCTAGCTTCTTCGGCATCTGCGGCGTCCATCATGTGTTCGGATACTACGTCCCTTTGGAGTGGGCCTGTAACGCTGGCATAAGAGCGCACACATTGGGAATCAtcgtggccgaagcgacgacaGACCCCACATCGTGGAACGCGGCACTCTCGCCGGATGTGTCCGATGCCacggcatcggaggcagagcgGCGCTCTGCCAGGAACGAAGACGAGCGCCATATCCTCAGCAACACGCAGTTGGTGTGGTAGGTCGTCCACAGTAAGGCCCACATTTAATTTCAGCGTCACCGAGCGGGTGGTTGATCCTTTGTCAATGCAGCCCTTGACCTTCCACTTGTCTCTGCTAATTTCCGTCACTTTTCCAAACGGCGCCAAAGCCACTCGCACGTCTTCGTCCGGTACGCCATGAAGCAGCCAGTATAGCTTCAGTCGGACACCTCGATCGCGCGGGTCGATGACCATGCAGCGGTGGTCTTTAACGTTGAACGCTTCAGCTTCTAATATCTTCCTCTTGCCTTCCTCGTCCTTAAACGTCACTGCCCACAGGTGATTCATTTGGTATGCCCCGAGGGCAACCACTTCCGGCAGCAACGAAAGACGTGCAAGGCTATCTCGGACATGCTCCACTCGATATGGCCTGGCTTTCACATCGGCATGCAAAAAAACGGTGTTTAAAACAGAAGCACCTGTGGGCAGATGAGGCAGAACAACCTGGTAGTCTTCAGCCGGCTTTTCAGTACACCTGATACCACGGCCCACACGGGCCGCTGAAACCGCCCCTAGAAGGGAGCACATGATAGCACGTCCTTCCACTTCGGTAGCCAAGACGCGTctcactatactaacgaggagacatgcgaggtgccagctaaagcagtatatacacgatttgaaaaaaaaatcgcgaaagcgttgacgcaatcttgcgcacaagtgggaaaaaacagagacaggtactgtggaggagtgtcgagcgcatcgtcgcgtgcgcctacaaagaagaaggaaaaaagaaacactccccgtcggggaatcgaaccccggtctcccgcgtgacaggcggggatactggccactatactaacgaggagacatgcgaggtgccagctaaagcagtatatacacgatttgaaaaaaaaatcgcgaaagcgttgacgcaatcttgcgcacaagtgggaaaaaacagagacaggtactgtggaggagtgtcgagcgcatcgtcgcgtgcgcctacaaagaagaaggaaaaaagaaacactccccgtcggggaatcgaaccccggtctcccgcgtgacaggcggggatactggccactatactaacgaggagacatgcgaggtgcctgctaaagcagtatatacacgatttgaaaaaaaaatcgcaaaagcgttgacgcaatcttgcgcacaagtgggaaaaaacagagacaggtactgtggaggagtgtcgaatGGATCGTCGCGTGCgactacaaagaagaaggaaaaaagaaacactccccgtcggggaatcgaaccccggtctcccgcgtgacaggcggggatactggccactatactaacgaggatacgtgcgaggtgccagctaaagcagtatatacacgatttgaaaaaaaaatcgcaaaagcgttgacgcaatcttgcgcacaagtgggaaaaaatagagacagctactgtggaggagagtcgagtgcgccgtcgcgtgcgcctacaaagaaggaaaaaagaaacactccccgtcggggaatcgaaccccggtctcccgcgtgacaggcggggatactggccactatactaacttttttttttatttattgccggtcttcgacattaCTCAGACGGTACAGTTAGCACACACTTGCGTATCACAAATTCCAACCgttggaggaggaaaaaaaaaacggcaggtgcgtaaggaaagaaaccgcacaataaagccgtctgtccatattggactggctttgtcatactaaaattccttcatggctgtcaggggttctagcctcgacagccaatccggtacacattcttgtattttatgcatttcaataaatcgcgacatacattccttgaagtaagcacgagctggcctagcatcaggatcgcaatggtaccctgccatacgagcccgccatatacagtgtagagcatttaacataacaaagtcatagggaaccccgtcgtcatctTTAATGGCCAGATACCTGATACCTTGGGGTTCCACGGGcagctctttcttcagggttcgctttaagacgtcccagaagaaaactgccgcccagcaatgtaggaaaacgtgatctatattttcgggcttcttgcatatcaagcagtgcgacccccaaggtacgagacaaccccgttcctccagaaaacgtcttcacggagagcgttcctgtgtgtagcttaaagaagaaggtctttacccctggtggcacctgcatctgttttactcttttaagtacatcctgtcctggccatccactgtatatggctctgtataagggcactgggaaaacaatgtcgcatacatctctatacaatgttttccttttcacatcacaaaggtaatcatttgtaaaacgaacagaaaggaagcgtacactgtcaacaacttccttgaaataaccacgcagagttccagtcaaatttgccgtgctaacaacatgtgccggcaaagcgttactcaaccttagctgacatacggcgcgcagaaaaggatcgcgaacatcgcgaaaaaacaaaaatcggtttacaacttgacgaacaaaaagatgcgccaggcccacacccccatccttcactcttctgaacaaatttgttcggctgcacctttcccatgttgatccccagatgaaaactgcgaacactctgtgcagcctttgcacatttactctagaacaatacagcgtttggcaagacgtaatataacttagtaataaaaaacacgttacaaattgtcgctcttgcaaaaatggacaggttagtacttttccatttgtctactttttctttcagttccttggtttggttcctccagtattcgtcgctgctattatacctgtcgaggggaacacccagatacctggtcggagttttcacccagttcacgttcgcgaaatagtcgggtgcagaaaaccagtccccgtgccacaggcctagcgatttgccccagtttactctgctacccgttacggcgcagaaatgttgtactacagatatggtttccgttacacttggtttgtcagtgcaacacactgcaatgtcatctgcatatgcgagcaacttcacttcagtcgctgccaatctgaaaccacgtattccgtcattttcattaattgctacacacattgcttctacgtagatagcaaataatagcggactgagggggtagccttggcgcactgaacgcctgatgttaatgggggcccccagacacttgttaacaattaatcttgttgtgcagttctggtacgccaaggccacgccctcagtgatgatggaaccgacattaacatgatctaagatggcaaacaaaataacgtgagcgacacaatcgaacgctttctctaggtcgagctgaagtactgcaacacggccaccgatgacgtcacagcactcgagcacacatcgcatcttatggatgtttgaaaaaatagatcgccctttcatgccacaagtttgatggtctgcgactatttccttgatgacgccttgaagcctgctagctaaaaccttcataaatattttataatcgacgtttgttagtgaaatcggtctgtaggatgacacaaatctgagtttgtctatttgatcgctcttcggtattagaatggtgtgcgtttttccaaaggaaggtggtaatgatttcttttcgtatgcgtcattaaatacatgcgcaagcaaaggcgccagctctcttttaaaagctttatatagacccgcgctgagtccatcaggtcccggtgatttacccaagttcaaatcgtcaattgccttttcgacttctctctcccttattttttcctctaatcgcttttttacgtcatcgctcaaacgtggcatgcgatgcagaaaacctgctttaaaaccctcaacattcgcttcctgaaatgcgaagagcgagtgatagtactcaaagaaggcgcgctgaatgctatcactgtcttcaacgacattcccattcactaaaatcttctcgacatggtttcttcgtccatacgccttctcaagacccagcgcccttttagtgggcgtctcccctgccgctagtgcatccgctcgtgctcgcacgatggctccttgatagcgttccttgtcaaacagttcaagtttttctttgacgtttcgcacatcgtctttgtacgcaccaggctctttgcactcaagcgttagcagctgcccaagcagtgttctgaaacccttttctttcatttccttctcgaattttttacaactggatctttctattgctttcattttaatcttttctttaaaacattcTCACTTCTCGACGATTGTCCGCGCAGCATCACATTGAACTTCATTAATCGCATCCCGTACTACCTGTAGAAAGGGCTGGtcatttagtaacaaggcattcaGTTTCCACCTACCCCACTTAAATACATGTCGCTTTTTCATTATACCTACGTTTCATTTCACaaggcagtgatctgaaaacgacactggtactacacagtaaccgtggcatcttggaatcatatccaatgaaatgtacattcggtccaaacgcgcatggctgctgccctgaaaacgtgtaaaagtcacttgacgccccccttcccgacattcataaacatcatcgagttcattttcattaattaaatttgataacacttcactgcttcggtcacgcacacctgcattattgactctgtctccagcactcaacacacaattaaagtcccctaacatcatcacgcgcatattacaacaaacatatcgtgaaaggttcgaaaaaaaacgggcgcgctcatctactgaattcggcgcatatacgcatatgaTGCGGAACTCTGAATCACCCATAACAATATCACAAAGAACAATCCTTCCTGACTGACACGAAAAAATGCTctgaatctgcagtccaggcagcttcttcacaagaagaacgcaccctccagccgtgcctacagcatggctaaccaccgcaaaatacctagtcgtgaaacgtcgcaccatgctcccggtctcctcctctccttcaaccttagtttcctggacggctagtacgtctatgtcgtggtcagtgaccaaacgtaggacctgactttacctacgactagccgccagccctctcacgtttaatgtggcaatcctcagggacggtatttgagccatcatgatctaaaagaaaagtaaagtaggcccggagcatggtgcttaccgctcacgactagccctcggctagccgcctccggggcctcccggtttgttggtgtccttagacgtggtcgctttgtcggcaggcttcctttcaggcggtacattgggctttggcttgtagcccatccgcctcccatgaggcgtcttcgtcggtggtccctcactggtgctgggtgcccgatcctcgcggtccttcgtctggtcgtgggtgcgcttgacggaggcagcaagatccccagtacggtcgtcgtcggtgacgccctcgtcctgctgcattgcggTCGCGTCGTTAGTTGCGTCTTCACTGACGTTTCCCGTCGCCTGCCCCTGGGTCGTAGCATCCCGTTCCGTCCTACTCGGCTTCTCAGTAGCCTCAGCCGCGTTGCCGTCTACCTCCAGAATCGTCGTCCCACTACTTGTCTCTGTCGACACCATGTCACCGGTTCCTTTAGCCGCGTCCTCCGCCTCGGCCACATCCATGAGGTGCTCTGCCGCAACATCATTCACTGGTGGGCCTGTCACAGCGGCATAGGACTTCACGCATtcagcgtcgacgtggccgaaacgtctgcaccggGTACAACGCGGTACTCtgcactcacggcggacgtgtcccgtgccgtggcagcgcaggcactgcatcggtcgacCGGGAACGACGACCAAGGCTAACTCTCCACCGACGCGGATCTGATGGGGGAGGTCTTCCACCTTCATGCTGGCCTTCAGCTTGAGAAGGACGGTCCTGGTGGTTGAGGTCTTGGTTCCCATGCCTTCAACGCGCCACCGttcccggctcacctcctc
Protein-coding sequences here:
- the LOC142578459 gene encoding uncharacterized protein LOC142578459, which encodes MGTKTSTTRTVLLKLKASMKVEDLPHQIRVGGERFGHVDAECVKSYAAVTGPPVNDVAAEHLMDVAEAEDAAKGTGDMVSTETSSGTTILEVDGNAAEATEKPRAVSAARVGRGIRCTEKPAEDYQVVLPHLPTGASVLNTVFLHADVKARPYRVEHVRDSLARLSLLPEVVALGAYQMNHLWAVTFKDEEGKRKILEAEAFNVKDHRCMVIDPRDRGVRLKLYWLLHGVPDEDVRVALAPFGKVTEISRDKWKVKGCIDKGSTTRSVTLKLNVGLTVDDLPHQLRVAEDMALVFVPGRAPLCLRCRGIGHIRRECRVPRCGVCRRFGHDDSQCVRSYASVTGPLQRDVVSEHMMDAADAEEASREDNDVAKTPAKPLEPSPGAVQEANLGGEPLAAAPETKPETATCDAGVKAASASSSLPQEVGQEATDVEMLMTGSIAAKRAHEDTGNTGITTASGTGEPPTKASTTRRSMLKPKPNVPPGSRVAPKTPPP